The Pseudomonas sp. FP2309 genome has a window encoding:
- a CDS encoding DMT family transporter produces the protein MNLFLYLLTVLIWGTTWIALKWQLGVVAIPVSIVYRFGLAALVLFVVLLLSRRLQVMNRRGHLICLAQGLCLFCVNFMCFLTASQWIPSGLVAVVFSTATLWNALNARVFFGQRVARNVLMGGALGLAGLGLLFWPELVGHTASPQTLLGLGLALLGTMCFSAGNMLSSLQQKAGLKPLTTNAWGMAYGAAMLATYCAVRGIPFDMDWSARYIGALWYLVIPGSVIGFTAYLTLVGRMGPERAAYCTVLFPVVALNVSAFAEGYQWTAPALAGLVLVMLGNVLVFRKPKVVRPASPMLQAKQV, from the coding sequence ATGAATCTTTTCCTGTATTTGCTCACCGTCCTGATCTGGGGCACCACCTGGATCGCCCTCAAATGGCAGTTGGGCGTGGTGGCGATTCCTGTGTCCATCGTCTATCGCTTCGGCCTGGCGGCGTTGGTGCTGTTTGTAGTGCTGTTGCTCAGTCGCAGGCTGCAAGTGATGAACCGGCGCGGACACCTGATCTGCCTGGCGCAAGGGTTGTGCCTGTTCTGCGTCAACTTCATGTGCTTTTTGACTGCCAGCCAATGGATCCCCAGCGGCCTGGTGGCGGTGGTGTTTTCCACGGCCACGCTGTGGAACGCGCTGAATGCTCGGGTGTTTTTTGGTCAGCGCGTGGCACGCAACGTGTTGATGGGCGGCGCGTTGGGTCTGGCGGGCCTGGGCTTGTTGTTCTGGCCGGAGCTGGTGGGGCACACCGCCAGCCCGCAGACCCTGCTCGGCCTGGGCCTGGCGTTGCTGGGGACGATGTGTTTCTCGGCGGGCAATATGCTCTCGAGCCTGCAACAGAAGGCCGGGCTCAAGCCGCTGACCACCAATGCCTGGGGCATGGCGTATGGCGCGGCCATGCTGGCGACCTATTGCGCGGTGCGGGGGATCCCCTTCGACATGGACTGGAGTGCGCGGTATATCGGCGCCCTGTGGTACCTGGTGATCCCGGGGTCGGTGATTGGCTTTACCGCGTATTTGACCCTGGTTGGCCGCATGGGGCCGGAGCGGGCGGCCTATTGCACGGTGTTGTTCCCGGTGGTGGCGCTGAACGTGTCGGCGTTTGCCGAGGGCTACCAATGGACCGCGCCGGCGTTGGCGGGGTTGGTGCTGGTGATGTTGGGCAATGTGTTGGTGTTTCGTAAGCCTAAGGTGGTCAGGCCGGCGAGTCCGATGCTTCAGGCAAAGCAGGTCTAG
- a CDS encoding helix-turn-helix domain-containing protein, giving the protein MPDLESLHVFQALNRSPHARLEACAELGDGLSAALWNNHHDAQDYQAPGHHTLSCYIGGGTGTFRRDQPGTKGGPDKLCILPAEHQSAWVINGEIRLAHVYFSPEQFALGCVTLLDREPRTLALRESTFLEDAGQARRFRQLIALNWDEPAERLLTSSLAHELLSHTLLSQVGAREGLRLKGGLAAYQRRLLVDYIDQNLEEPISLGQLAAMCALSEYHFARMFRQSFGLPPHQYLLARRLTRAQQLLRSSALPLGEIALRCGFSSASHFTHRFRQAMDATPGDYRQAFL; this is encoded by the coding sequence ATGCCAGACCTGGAATCCCTGCACGTTTTTCAAGCCCTTAACCGCTCGCCCCACGCACGCCTTGAAGCCTGCGCCGAGCTCGGTGACGGCTTGTCCGCGGCCTTGTGGAACAACCATCACGATGCCCAGGACTACCAGGCCCCCGGCCATCACACCTTGTCCTGCTACATCGGCGGCGGCACCGGCACGTTTCGGCGAGACCAGCCCGGCACCAAGGGTGGCCCCGACAAGTTATGCATCCTGCCGGCCGAGCATCAGTCAGCGTGGGTGATCAACGGTGAGATCCGCCTGGCTCATGTGTATTTCAGCCCGGAGCAATTCGCCCTCGGCTGCGTCACCCTGCTCGACCGCGAACCGCGCACCCTGGCGCTGCGCGAAAGTACTTTCCTTGAAGACGCCGGCCAGGCCCGACGCTTTCGCCAATTAATCGCCCTCAACTGGGATGAGCCCGCCGAACGCTTGCTGACCAGCAGCCTGGCCCATGAACTGCTCAGCCACACGTTGCTCAGCCAGGTCGGCGCCCGCGAAGGCCTGCGCTTGAAAGGAGGGTTGGCGGCGTACCAGCGCCGGTTACTGGTGGACTACATCGACCAGAACCTGGAAGAGCCGATCAGCCTTGGGCAACTGGCCGCAATGTGCGCGCTGTCGGAATACCACTTCGCGCGGATGTTCCGCCAAAGCTTCGGCCTGCCGCCCCATCAGTACTTGCTGGCGCGCCGCCTGACCCGCGCGCAGCAGCTGTTGCGCAGCAGCGCGCTGCCTCTGGGCGAAATCGCGTTGCGCTGCGGCTTCTCCAGCGCCAGCCACTTCACCCACCGTTTCCGCCAGGCCATGGACGCGACGCCCGGCGACTACCGACAGGCCTTCCTCTAA
- a CDS encoding LuxR C-terminal-related transcriptional regulator, producing the protein MTAMTRCLDRPGFMPRLSAHHLLRPRLAEPLLAAPVRVKLLCAPGGSGKSALLAECALQAPMGCQVYWLALNGAALSPVDLCERLAQNLGLPFTDEAALLLELSRWQSPAWLFLDDFCRQPAADTDALLDRLLTVSSPALTWWLGARRRPLCNWPRLLLDDELFECGAELAFSPAEVQQLLSHAPGPSLDSVLQFSAGWCAGVRIALLGDGHPDKTLLDYLQHELFSTLAPELADAWRVLAHLPRFNVGLCEHLFGAGDGDQYLRDLQALGAFIQPWEHTDWLQVFPPLAQLMRDTPWPSKRSWHRRACQWFCAEQDWQAAFEQALLAEEYEVAVSLLQHFSFEDLFRQQNAALLLRLHEQHGDELMLGSAQLVGLVTAALLFAGRFEQAAVCIDQLARFAPQPTAAQQRYLLARWQAQWGWLLHLSGDAERSRVHFFEALHALPDSAWTSRLMCLSGLTQQALLRGELDVAQRLSREALCLARAHGSLLLEALLELDHAQLLEQRGAPYRAQSLLEGVQSMLLEQRLDAGPLVGRIALRRGHLALRQGQDGLAAECFESGMKMCLHSQDKRVLYGFLGLALLAANRGDYAQAFVQLREAERLMQQRQVPDTVYRAVLLLVSGHFWLQQGRAELTVEAVRRVLRHFRGPQAKQAPPATLELIPRLEYLLVLAEVKLGCADQPLEQLSALLEATQRRGMLCLETELHLVLGEVAWQVGDPALARRSLQHGLELAERCQVQQAIRELRLRSPGLLSELGMEPQASPSGVVDNPLSQRELEVLQLIALGSSNLEIADRLFISLHTVKTHARRIHSKLGVERRTQAVAKAKTLGLMV; encoded by the coding sequence ATGACTGCCATGACACGCTGCCTGGACCGTCCTGGATTCATGCCTCGGCTGTCCGCCCATCACCTGCTGCGCCCACGCCTGGCCGAGCCTCTGCTGGCGGCGCCGGTGCGCGTCAAGTTGCTGTGTGCGCCCGGCGGCAGTGGCAAGAGTGCGCTGCTCGCCGAGTGCGCGCTGCAGGCGCCGATGGGTTGCCAGGTGTACTGGCTGGCGCTCAATGGCGCAGCGCTCAGTCCCGTCGACCTGTGCGAGCGTCTGGCGCAAAACCTGGGTTTGCCGTTCACCGATGAAGCCGCGCTGTTGCTGGAACTCAGCCGCTGGCAAAGCCCGGCGTGGCTGTTCCTCGATGACTTTTGCCGCCAGCCCGCCGCCGACACCGACGCCTTGCTCGATCGCCTGCTCACCGTCAGCAGCCCCGCGCTGACCTGGTGGCTGGGGGCGCGGCGTCGCCCGCTGTGCAACTGGCCACGCCTGCTGCTCGACGATGAGTTGTTCGAATGCGGCGCCGAACTGGCGTTCAGTCCGGCCGAAGTCCAGCAACTGCTCAGCCATGCGCCGGGACCGTCGCTCGACAGCGTGCTGCAGTTCAGCGCCGGCTGGTGCGCCGGTGTGCGCATTGCTTTGCTCGGCGACGGCCACCCCGACAAAACCCTGCTCGATTACCTGCAACACGAACTGTTCAGCACATTGGCGCCGGAGTTGGCCGACGCCTGGCGCGTGCTGGCCCACCTGCCGCGTTTCAATGTCGGTCTGTGCGAGCATCTGTTCGGCGCCGGTGACGGTGACCAGTACCTGCGGGACCTGCAGGCCCTCGGTGCGTTTATCCAACCGTGGGAACACACCGACTGGTTGCAGGTTTTTCCGCCCCTGGCGCAGTTGATGCGTGACACACCCTGGCCGTCCAAGCGCTCGTGGCACCGGCGCGCCTGCCAGTGGTTTTGCGCCGAGCAGGACTGGCAGGCGGCGTTCGAGCAGGCGCTGTTGGCCGAAGAATACGAAGTGGCGGTGAGCCTGTTGCAGCACTTCAGTTTTGAAGACCTGTTCCGCCAGCAAAACGCGGCGCTGCTGTTGCGCCTGCATGAACAACACGGCGATGAGTTGATGCTCGGCTCGGCGCAACTGGTGGGGCTGGTGACGGCGGCGTTATTGTTCGCCGGGCGCTTCGAGCAGGCGGCGGTGTGCATCGACCAACTGGCGCGGTTTGCCCCGCAACCCACGGCGGCGCAGCAGCGTTACTTGCTGGCGCGTTGGCAGGCGCAGTGGGGCTGGTTGCTGCACTTGAGTGGCGATGCCGAACGCTCGCGCGTGCATTTTTTTGAAGCGCTGCACGCCTTGCCGGACAGCGCCTGGACCTCGCGTCTGATGTGCCTGTCCGGGCTGACCCAGCAAGCGTTGCTGCGCGGTGAGTTGGACGTGGCCCAACGCCTGAGCCGCGAAGCGTTGTGCCTGGCCCGCGCCCATGGTTCGTTGCTGCTGGAGGCCTTGCTGGAGTTGGATCACGCCCAATTACTGGAGCAGCGCGGCGCGCCTTACCGGGCCCAAAGCCTGCTGGAAGGGGTGCAGTCGATGTTGCTGGAACAGCGCCTTGATGCGGGGCCGCTGGTGGGGCGCATCGCCCTCCGGCGCGGCCATCTGGCGCTGCGTCAGGGGCAGGACGGTTTGGCCGCCGAGTGTTTCGAGTCGGGTATGAAAATGTGCCTGCACAGCCAGGACAAACGCGTGCTGTATGGGTTTCTCGGCCTGGCGCTGCTGGCCGCCAACCGCGGCGATTATGCCCAGGCGTTTGTCCAACTGCGCGAGGCCGAGCGGCTGATGCAGCAACGCCAGGTGCCGGACACGGTGTACCGCGCGGTGCTGTTGTTGGTCAGCGGGCATTTCTGGTTGCAGCAAGGCCGCGCCGAGTTGACCGTCGAGGCGGTGCGCCGTGTGCTGCGCCACTTCCGTGGGCCCCAGGCCAAGCAGGCACCGCCGGCCACGCTGGAGCTGATCCCGCGCCTGGAATACCTGCTGGTGCTGGCGGAGGTGAAACTGGGGTGTGCCGATCAGCCGTTGGAGCAGCTCAGTGCTTTGCTGGAGGCCACCCAAAGGCGTGGCATGCTCTGCCTGGAAACCGAACTGCACTTGGTGCTCGGCGAAGTCGCCTGGCAAGTAGGCGACCCCGCCTTGGCGCGCCGCTCGCTGCAACACGGGCTGGAACTGGCCGAGCGTTGTCAGGTGCAGCAAGCGATTCGCGAGCTGCGTTTACGTTCGCCAGGGCTGTTGAGTGAGCTGGGGATGGAGCCCCAGGCGAGCCCATCCGGCGTCGTGGACAACCCCTTGAGCCAGCGCGAACTGGAAGTGCTGCAGTTGATCGCGCTGGGCAGCTCCAACCTGGAAATCGCCGACCGGCTGTTTATTTCATTGCACACGGTCAAGACCCACGCGCGGCGCATCCACAGCAAGCTCGGTGTGGAGCGGCGCACGCAAGCGGTGGCCAAGGCCAAGACCCTGGGCCTGATGGTTTAG
- a CDS encoding DUF1329 domain-containing protein has protein sequence MRKTIAVLALSLLAAHVMAAVSPEEAAKLGTTLTPVGAEKAGNADGSIPAWTGGIPKNAGAVDSKGFLADPFANEKPLFVITAATVDKYKDKLSDGQVAMFKRYPETYKIPVYPSHRTVNLPADIYESIKRSALNVKAINDGNGLENFTGNRYYAFPIPKNGVEVLWNHITRYHGGNLRRIITQATPQTNGSYTPIRFEEEVAVPQAIPDIDPAKAANVLSYFKQSVTAPARLAGNVLLVHETLDQVKEPRLAWIYNAGQRRVRRAPQVSYDGPGTASDGLRTTDNFDMFSGAPDRYDWKLVGKKEMYIPYNSYKLDSPSLKYDDIIKAGHINQDLTRYELHRVWEVVGTVKPSERHIYAKRHMYIDEDSWQVALVDHYDGRGQLWRVAEGHAQFYYDHQVPAYTVETLYDLIAGRYIALGMKNEEKSSFVFGFAAKAADYTPAALRAEGVR, from the coding sequence ATGCGTAAGACAATTGCAGTGTTGGCCCTGAGTTTGCTGGCCGCCCATGTGATGGCGGCGGTGTCGCCGGAAGAAGCGGCCAAACTTGGCACCACCCTCACGCCGGTCGGCGCCGAAAAAGCCGGCAACGCGGATGGCTCGATTCCGGCCTGGACCGGCGGCATCCCGAAAAACGCCGGCGCGGTGGACAGCAAAGGCTTCCTGGCCGACCCGTTCGCCAATGAAAAACCGCTGTTCGTGATCACCGCGGCCACCGTCGACAAGTACAAGGACAAGCTCTCCGACGGCCAGGTGGCGATGTTCAAACGCTACCCCGAGACCTACAAGATCCCGGTGTACCCGAGCCACCGCACGGTCAACCTGCCGGCGGACATCTACGAGTCGATCAAGCGCAGCGCACTGAACGTCAAGGCGATCAATGACGGCAACGGCCTGGAAAACTTCACCGGTAACCGCTATTACGCGTTCCCGATTCCAAAAAATGGCGTGGAGGTGCTGTGGAACCACATCACCCGTTACCACGGTGGCAACCTGCGCCGCATCATCACCCAGGCCACCCCGCAGACCAACGGCAGCTACACGCCGATCCGCTTCGAAGAAGAGGTGGCAGTGCCCCAGGCCATCCCGGATATCGACCCGGCGAAGGCGGCCAACGTGCTGAGTTACTTCAAGCAATCGGTCACCGCCCCGGCTCGCCTGGCCGGTAACGTGCTGCTGGTGCATGAAACCCTCGACCAGGTCAAAGAACCGCGCCTGGCCTGGATCTACAACGCCGGCCAGCGCCGTGTGCGCCGTGCGCCGCAGGTGTCCTATGACGGGCCGGGCACTGCGTCCGACGGCCTGCGTACCACCGACAACTTCGACATGTTCTCCGGCGCCCCCGACCGCTACGACTGGAAGCTGGTGGGCAAAAAAGAGATGTATATCCCCTACAACAGCTACAAGCTCGATTCGCCGAGCCTCAAGTACGACGACATCATCAAGGCTGGCCACATCAACCAGGACCTGACCCGCTACGAACTGCACCGCGTGTGGGAAGTGGTCGGCACGGTCAAGCCGAGCGAGCGGCACATCTACGCCAAGCGCCACATGTACATCGACGAAGACAGCTGGCAAGTCGCGCTGGTGGATCACTACGACGGCCGTGGCCAGCTGTGGCGTGTCGCCGAAGGCCATGCGCAGTTCTACTACGACCACCAGGTGCCGGCCTACACCGTCGAAACCCTGTACGACCTGATTGCCGGGCGCTATATCGCGCTGGGGATGAAGAACGAGGAGAAGAGCAGCTTCGTGTTCGGTTTTGCAGCCAAGGCGGCGGACTACACGCCGGCGGCCTTGCGGGCTGAGGGCGTGCGCTGA
- a CDS encoding DUF1302 domain-containing protein produces MTKTTMRAIFTPQALAAAVALGCCAQAQAVSFNIGEIEGQFDSSLSVGSSWGLRDADKSLVGTVNGGTGQASTGDDGRLNFKKGETFSKIFKGLHDLELKYGDTGVFVRGKYWYDFELKDEDREFKQISDHNRKEGAKSSGAQILDAFVYHNYSLGDLPGTVRAGKQVVSWGESTFIGNSINSINPIDVSAFRRPGAEIKEGLIPVNMLFASQSLTNQLTVEGFYQLEWDQTVLDNCGTFFGGDVAADGCTGNYTVGSPAIAPLQPIAAARGQGFVVTREGVVVQRAGDRDARDSGQFGAALRWLGDDTEYGLYFMNYHSRTPTVGTITANTNLATIGAIGAAAPTGFGGALAQSTMLGRGQYYLDYPEDIRLFGASFSTTLPTGTAWTGEISYRPNAPVQLNTTDLTLALVNPIANQTASPIRSNFGSDNKGYRRKEITQIQSTMTQFFDQVLGAERLTLVGEAAVVHVAGLEDKSKLRYGRDSVYGAYGFQGDTDGFVTSTSWGYRARAILDYNNAIAGVNLKPNLSWSHDVAGYGPNGIFNKGAKAISVGVDADYRSTYTASLSYTDFFGGDYNTLTDRDFLALSFGVNF; encoded by the coding sequence ATGACAAAAACAACAATGCGCGCCATCTTCACGCCACAGGCGCTGGCCGCTGCGGTTGCCTTGGGTTGCTGTGCCCAGGCACAGGCTGTTTCGTTCAACATTGGCGAGATCGAAGGGCAATTCGATTCGTCGTTGTCGGTGGGCTCCAGTTGGGGCCTGCGCGATGCCGACAAAAGTCTGGTCGGCACCGTCAACGGCGGCACGGGCCAGGCTTCCACGGGGGATGACGGACGCCTGAACTTCAAGAAGGGCGAGACCTTCTCCAAGATCTTCAAGGGCCTGCACGACCTTGAACTCAAGTACGGCGACACCGGTGTGTTCGTGCGTGGCAAGTATTGGTACGACTTCGAACTCAAGGACGAAGACCGCGAGTTCAAGCAGATCAGCGACCACAACCGCAAGGAAGGCGCCAAGTCCAGCGGCGCGCAGATCCTCGATGCGTTTGTCTACCACAACTACTCCCTGGGCGACCTGCCGGGCACCGTGCGCGCCGGTAAGCAGGTGGTCAGTTGGGGCGAAAGTACCTTCATCGGCAACTCCATCAACAGCATCAACCCGATTGACGTGTCGGCGTTCCGCCGGCCGGGTGCCGAGATCAAGGAAGGCCTGATCCCGGTGAACATGCTGTTCGCTTCACAAAGCCTGACCAACCAACTGACGGTGGAAGGGTTCTACCAGTTGGAATGGGACCAGACCGTGCTGGACAACTGCGGCACCTTCTTTGGCGGTGATGTGGCGGCGGATGGTTGTACCGGTAATTACACGGTGGGCAGTCCGGCGATTGCGCCGCTGCAACCGATTGCGGCCGCACGCGGCCAAGGCTTCGTGGTGACCCGCGAAGGGGTGGTGGTGCAGCGGGCCGGTGACCGTGATGCACGGGATTCGGGCCAGTTCGGCGCGGCGCTGCGCTGGTTGGGTGATGACACTGAGTACGGCCTGTACTTCATGAATTACCACAGCCGTACCCCGACCGTGGGCACGATTACCGCCAACACCAACCTGGCGACCATCGGCGCGATTGGCGCCGCCGCGCCGACGGGTTTCGGGGGCGCCCTGGCCCAAAGCACCATGCTCGGTCGCGGGCAGTACTACCTCGACTACCCGGAAGACATCCGCCTGTTCGGCGCGAGTTTCTCCACGACCTTGCCCACCGGCACGGCGTGGACCGGGGAAATCAGCTACCGGCCCAATGCGCCTGTGCAGCTCAATACCACCGACCTGACCCTGGCGCTGGTCAACCCGATCGCCAACCAAACCGCGTCGCCCATCCGCAGCAATTTCGGCAGCGACAACAAAGGCTACCGCCGCAAGGAAATCACCCAGATCCAAAGCACCATGACCCAATTCTTCGACCAGGTATTGGGCGCCGAACGCCTGACGCTGGTGGGTGAAGCGGCGGTTGTGCACGTGGCCGGCCTGGAAGACAAATCCAAGCTGCGTTACGGCCGCGACTCGGTGTACGGCGCCTACGGTTTCCAGGGCGACACCGACGGTTTCGTCACCTCCACCTCGTGGGGCTACCGCGCGCGGGCGATTCTTGACTACAACAACGCGATTGCCGGGGTGAACCTCAAGCCCAACCTGTCCTGGTCCCATGACGTGGCCGGCTATGGCCCCAACGGGATCTTCAACAAGGGTGCCAAGGCCATCAGCGTCGGCGTGGATGCGGACTACCGCAGCACCTACACCGCCAGCCTCAGCTACACCGACTTTTTTGGCGGCGACTACAACACCCTGACCGACCGCGACTTCCTCGCCCTCAGCTTCGGCGTGAACTTCTGA
- a CDS encoding SDR family oxidoreductase, with protein MSESVQFKDKVVIVTGAGGGLGRAHALLFARHGAKVLVNDLGGSTQGEGANASAADRVVAEIRDAGGIAEANHDSVTDGDKVVQHALDAFGRIDVVVNNAGILRDKTFHKMDDSDWDLVYRVHVEGAYKVTRAAWPHLREQGYGRVIFTASTSGIYGNFGQSNYGMAKLGLYGLTRTLALEGRKNNILVNAIAPTGGTRMTEGLIPPQVFERLKPELVSPLVVYLGSEACQETSGLFEVGGGWIGKTRWERSLGVGFDPEAGFSPDDVAAHWQQICDFDGAAHPKDNIEALKEMMANLQKYSL; from the coding sequence ATGAGTGAGTCAGTGCAGTTTAAGGATAAGGTCGTGATCGTCACCGGTGCCGGCGGCGGATTGGGCCGTGCCCATGCGCTGTTGTTCGCCAGGCACGGGGCCAAGGTATTGGTCAACGATCTCGGCGGATCTACCCAGGGCGAAGGCGCCAATGCGTCGGCGGCCGACCGTGTGGTAGCCGAGATTCGCGACGCGGGCGGTATCGCCGAGGCCAACCATGACTCTGTCACCGACGGTGACAAGGTTGTGCAGCACGCACTCGACGCGTTTGGCCGCATCGACGTGGTGGTCAACAACGCCGGCATTCTGCGCGACAAGACCTTCCACAAAATGGACGACAGTGACTGGGACCTGGTTTACCGGGTGCACGTCGAAGGCGCGTACAAAGTCACCCGTGCCGCCTGGCCGCATTTACGCGAGCAGGGTTACGGGCGGGTGATTTTCACGGCCTCCACGTCGGGTATCTACGGCAACTTCGGCCAGTCCAACTACGGCATGGCCAAGCTCGGCCTGTACGGCTTGACTCGCACCCTGGCGCTGGAAGGGCGCAAGAACAACATCCTGGTCAACGCCATTGCCCCCACCGGCGGTACGCGCATGACCGAAGGTCTGATCCCGCCGCAAGTGTTCGAGCGCCTCAAGCCGGAGCTGGTCAGTCCGCTGGTGGTGTACCTGGGCAGTGAAGCGTGCCAGGAAACCTCGGGGCTGTTTGAAGTGGGCGGTGGCTGGATCGGCAAGACCCGCTGGGAACGCAGCCTGGGCGTGGGCTTTGACCCCGAGGCCGGTTTCTCGCCTGACGATGTGGCCGCGCATTGGCAACAGATTTGCGACTTCGACGGCGCGGCTCACCCCAAGGACAACATTGAGGCCTTGAAAGAGATGATGGCCAATTTGCAGAAATACAGCCTGTGA
- a CDS encoding alpha/beta fold hydrolase has product MPLSEIPLRAWRKRGQSFDFRGHTIRYWVAGQGEPLLLIHGFPTASWDWHYLWQPLAQHHQVIACDMLGFGDSAKPLDHGYCLVEQADLQQALLEHLRIDQPVHVLAHDYGDSVAQELLARHYEGRFQMASCVFLNGGLFPETHRPALVQKLLLSPLGWMIGRAFGRSALADSFAQIFGPDTRPSESALDDFWSLINCNDGTRILHKLIAYVPQRRRLRDRWVAAMQQGEVPLRLINGEVDPISGVHMVERYHQLVLHADSVLLANIGHYPQIEAPVQVLKHYQAFRDRLRHVAPRAAYS; this is encoded by the coding sequence ATGCCACTCTCCGAGATCCCGCTTCGAGCCTGGCGCAAGCGCGGCCAGAGTTTTGACTTTCGCGGCCACACCATCCGCTATTGGGTGGCGGGGCAGGGCGAGCCGTTGCTGCTGATCCACGGATTCCCCACCGCCAGTTGGGACTGGCACTACCTGTGGCAGCCGCTGGCCCAGCATCACCAAGTCATCGCCTGCGACATGCTCGGGTTCGGCGATTCGGCCAAGCCGTTGGATCACGGTTATTGCCTGGTGGAGCAAGCGGATTTGCAACAAGCGTTGCTCGAACACCTGCGCATTGACCAGCCGGTGCATGTGCTGGCCCATGACTACGGTGACAGCGTCGCCCAGGAGCTGTTGGCGCGTCACTATGAGGGGCGGTTTCAGATGGCCAGTTGCGTGTTTCTCAACGGCGGGCTGTTTCCCGAAACCCATCGCCCGGCGCTGGTGCAAAAACTGCTGCTCAGCCCGCTGGGCTGGATGATTGGCCGCGCCTTTGGACGCAGTGCCCTGGCGGATAGTTTTGCGCAGATCTTCGGCCCCGACACCCGTCCCAGCGAAAGCGCCCTGGATGACTTCTGGAGCCTGATCAACTGCAACGATGGCACGCGCATCCTTCACAAATTGATCGCCTATGTACCCCAGCGTCGGCGCCTGCGTGACCGCTGGGTGGCGGCGATGCAACAGGGTGAGGTGCCGCTGCGCTTGATCAACGGTGAGGTCGACCCGATCTCCGGCGTACACATGGTGGAGCGCTACCACCAGTTGGTGCTCCATGCCGACAGCGTGCTGCTGGCCAATATCGGCCACTACCCGCAGATCGAGGCGCCGGTGCAGGTGCTCAAGCATTACCAGGCGTTTCGCGATCGCCTTCGTCACGTTGCGCCGCGAGCCGCTTATTCCTGA
- a CDS encoding class II aldolase/adducin family protein, translated as MSLAPVVSPQSVKDQVSAAEWQARVDLAACYRLVALHGWDDLIFTHISAKVPGTDDFLINPYGLMFHEITASSLVKVDQAGNKLMDSPYEINPAGYTIHSAIHEVRHDVNCVLHTHTASGVAVAAQKQGVLPISQQSIFVLSSLAYHAYEGVALNHEEKARLQADLGDNNFLMLHNHGLLTCGGTIADTFLMMFIFQRACDIQVLAQNGGAELIPIGPQILSGAKAMVAAVTKSAQGMGGALAWPALLRKLDAQDLGYKT; from the coding sequence GTGAGCCTAGCCCCTGTCGTATCGCCACAGAGTGTCAAAGACCAGGTCAGCGCTGCCGAGTGGCAAGCCCGTGTCGACCTGGCGGCCTGTTACCGCCTGGTGGCCCTGCATGGGTGGGACGACCTGATTTTTACCCACATCTCAGCCAAGGTGCCGGGCACCGATGACTTCCTGATTAACCCGTACGGGTTGATGTTCCACGAGATCACCGCCTCGAGTCTGGTCAAGGTCGATCAGGCCGGCAACAAGCTGATGGACAGCCCTTACGAGATCAACCCCGCGGGCTACACCATCCACAGCGCCATCCATGAAGTGCGACACGACGTGAACTGCGTGCTGCACACCCATACCGCCTCCGGTGTTGCGGTGGCGGCGCAAAAGCAAGGCGTCTTGCCGATCAGTCAGCAATCGATTTTCGTCCTGTCGAGCCTGGCCTATCACGCCTATGAAGGTGTGGCCCTGAACCACGAAGAGAAGGCGCGCCTGCAGGCCGACCTGGGCGACAACAATTTCCTGATGTTGCACAACCATGGCCTGCTCACCTGCGGTGGCACCATCGCCGATACCTTCCTGATGATGTTCATCTTCCAGCGTGCCTGCGATATCCAGGTGTTGGCGCAAAACGGCGGTGCTGAACTGATTCCCATCGGGCCGCAGATCCTGTCGGGCGCCAAGGCCATGGTCGCGGCGGTGACAAAAAGTGCTCAAGGCATGGGGGGCGCGCTGGCCTGGCCGGCGTTGCTACGTAAGTTGGATGCTCAAGACCTTGGGTATAAAACCTGA
- a CDS encoding flavodoxin gives MKVAILSGSVYGTAEEVARHAEKELKAAGFDAWHNPRATLADVQAFAPEAFLAVTSTTGMGELPDNLQPLYSTLRDQLPAAFRGLPGAVIGLGDASYGDTFCGGGEQMRELFGELGVHEVLPMLRLDASESVTPETDAEPWLADLINALRG, from the coding sequence ATGAAAGTCGCCATCCTCTCCGGCTCGGTGTACGGCACGGCTGAAGAAGTCGCCCGCCACGCTGAAAAAGAACTCAAAGCCGCCGGTTTCGACGCCTGGCATAACCCACGCGCCACCCTGGCGGACGTGCAGGCCTTCGCTCCAGAGGCTTTTTTGGCCGTGACCTCCACCACTGGCATGGGTGAACTGCCCGACAACCTGCAACCGCTGTATTCGACGCTGCGCGACCAGTTGCCCGCGGCGTTTCGCGGCCTGCCGGGTGCGGTGATCGGCCTGGGCGACGCCAGCTACGGCGATACCTTCTGCGGTGGCGGCGAGCAGATGCGCGAGCTGTTCGGCGAACTGGGCGTACATGAGGTGCTGCCGATGCTGCGCCTTGATGCCAGCGAAAGCGTTACCCCGGAAACCGATGCCGAGCCATGGCTTGCGGACTTGATTAACGCGCTGCGCGGTTGA